Genomic window (Fibrobacter succinogenes):
CAATTCAGCCTCAGTTGGTCTCATTACCTCTTCTTGATGCGAATTGACAACCCCAAAGAGCGCCAATTTTACGAAATTGAAGCAAAAAATTCAAATTGGAGTCTTCGTGAATTGAAAAGACAATTTGATTCCGCCTTATATGAGCGATTGGCGCTAAGTAAGGACAAGACCTCCATAAACAATCTTTCCAAAAAAGGGATTGTTGTCCAGTCTTCGAGTGATATTGTAAAAGACCCATATGTTTTGGAGTTCCTTGGCTTGCCAGAAAAAGCCGAATATTCAGAAACAGACTTTGAAAACAAGTTGATAGGCAAATTAGAATCTTTCTTGCTTGAACTTGGCAAGGGATACACTTTTGTCGGTCGGCAGGTTCGACTTACGTTTGACGAAAAGCATTTCTTTGTAGATCTGGTCTTCTACAATAGAATTTTGCAGTGTTTCGTCCTAATTGATTTAAAGATTGGCGAGATTACGCATCAAGATTTAGGCCAGATGCAGATGTATGTACACTACTATGATCGTTTCGTAAAATTGGATAACGAGAACAAGACCATCGGCATTGTCCTTTGCAAGAAAAAATCGGATTCTCTGGTGGAGATTACCTTACCCGAAGACAACACACAAATATTCGCAAGCAAATATCAGATGGTATTACCAAACAAGGAAGAACTGATTAGATTGATAGAAGATCGGTAGCAATTCCCTCTTTTTCAAACAAATTCGGCGGTTTAGAAATTTTTGTTTACCGCGAGCGATTGGGTGTGGACAAATTTATATTATAATTATGGTATGGCGAAGGAGAAAATTATGAAAAAGGCAAGCTTTTTCGTTCTGCCCCTTGCGCTGGCGACGGCGTTCACGGCGGCATCGGCATTCACTCTCAACGGGACTGTTACTGACGAG
Coding sequences:
- a CDS encoding YhcG family protein, whose protein sequence is MEKKEIANKNDNILYTRIAEILERSRSFVATTVNTAMVKTYYEIGRIIVEDEQKGQIRADYGKEVLKNLSKKLTEKFGKGFSTTNLKQMRDFYQTYQIGQTVSDQFSLSWSHYLFLMRIDNPKERQFYEIEAKNSNWSLRELKRQFDSALYERLALSKDKTSINNLSKKGIVVQSSSDIVKDPYVLEFLGLPEKAEYSETDFENKLIGKLESFLLELGKGYTFVGRQVRLTFDEKHFFVDLVFYNRILQCFVLIDLKIGEITHQDLGQMQMYVHYYDRFVKLDNENKTIGIVLCKKKSDSLVEITLPEDNTQIFASKYQMVLPNKEELIRLIEDR